Proteins from one Bacteroides mediterraneensis genomic window:
- a CDS encoding PL29 family lyase N-terminal domain-containing protein, giving the protein MKLKSFFLWSLMIIGAISCKYDDGELWNKVNDLDERLTNIEGQLTQMNTNISSMSSIVNALEANVYVTSVTETENGYTITFSDGQTASIANGTAGKDAPVIGFNKDTDGKYYWTQTIDGQQDWLTDENGNKIPVTGNDAVTPQLKVSTTGYWMISYDHGLTFVEVLDENGNPVKAVGEPGASGDSWFSNVSVENGEVIFVLKDGTEIRIPFEGDEEVPSINYDEFNIINSGDEVKGAVEEITEEDNDGQPLTIVQTVPSISELMPATASVKYASLPLLYSERTNIREQQMGYTHSISRAGESNVTFPANLPIMFFFDDKILLPSIKDNFVVTVDGVDVKGTITINASSTGNAIITFTPWEEFQINVGITITVKKGMMDKNGNEMLQDVVLSYITNNPEVSSFDGNTNFENGNDGVYLIGDGSIMEGSVGDMVPQEGSHYAAISSGGYLVSADGYAIGGTSSMMILGPIEKNIKNLSFHYDFISAEFNEWVGSEFDDCVVMTIYGPYGSYSTMLTSVNIIGQDNTQFNDYPNMPDEGDLYAGHIGWTAASINDIPYVGTPAYISFTVTDVGDAIFSSIFTIDNIKY; this is encoded by the coding sequence ATGAAACTAAAATCTTTCTTCTTATGGTCGCTGATGATAATTGGTGCCATATCCTGTAAGTATGATGATGGGGAACTCTGGAACAAGGTAAATGATCTGGACGAACGTTTGACGAACATTGAAGGGCAATTAACTCAGATGAACACAAACATCTCTTCAATGAGTTCTATTGTGAATGCATTGGAAGCTAATGTGTATGTGACAAGTGTTACGGAAACAGAAAACGGATATACTATTACATTCAGTGACGGGCAAACGGCATCGATAGCTAATGGAACAGCTGGAAAAGATGCTCCGGTTATCGGATTTAATAAAGATACAGATGGTAAATACTATTGGACTCAAACAATAGACGGTCAGCAAGATTGGCTGACAGATGAAAACGGCAATAAGATTCCTGTAACAGGAAACGATGCGGTTACTCCGCAGTTGAAAGTCAGCACAACAGGCTATTGGATGATCAGTTATGATCATGGACTGACATTTGTTGAGGTGCTGGATGAAAATGGTAACCCGGTAAAAGCTGTCGGTGAACCAGGAGCAAGTGGTGATTCATGGTTCAGTAATGTTAGTGTAGAAAACGGAGAGGTTATATTTGTTCTCAAAGATGGCACTGAAATTAGAATACCATTTGAAGGAGACGAGGAAGTTCCTAGTATAAACTACGATGAGTTTAATATTATAAATAGTGGTGATGAAGTAAAAGGTGCCGTTGAAGAAATCACAGAGGAGGATAATGACGGGCAACCGTTAACTATTGTGCAGACAGTTCCTTCAATATCTGAACTGATGCCAGCTACGGCATCTGTAAAATACGCTTCTCTTCCGTTGCTTTATTCGGAAAGAACAAATATCCGTGAACAGCAGATGGGTTACACTCATTCCATTTCACGTGCAGGAGAGAGCAACGTCACTTTCCCCGCAAATTTGCCTATCATGTTCTTTTTTGATGACAAAATCTTGCTTCCGTCTATCAAAGATAATTTTGTGGTAACCGTAGATGGAGTGGATGTGAAAGGAACAATCACAATCAATGCCAGTTCTACAGGAAATGCGATTATCACATTTACCCCTTGGGAGGAATTCCAGATAAATGTGGGTATTACCATTACTGTGAAGAAAGGCATGATGGATAAGAATGGAAACGAGATGCTTCAGGATGTTGTTTTGTCATACATTACAAACAATCCGGAAGTTAGCAGCTTTGACGGTAATACAAATTTTGAAAATGGAAATGATGGAGTTTATCTGATAGGTGACGGCAGTATAATGGAAGGTAGTGTGGGGGATATGGTTCCGCAGGAAGGTAGTCATTATGCAGCCATATCTTCAGGTGGGTATCTGGTTTCAGCAGATGGTTATGCTATCGGAGGCACTTCCAGTATGATGATATTGGGGCCGATAGAAAAAAATATCAAGAATCTTTCGTTCCATTATGACTTTATCTCTGCAGAGTTTAATGAGTGGGTCGGTTCAGAATTTGATGATTGTGTGGTCATGACTATTTATGGGCCTTATGGCTCTTATTCCACTATGCTGACTAGCGTGAACATTATCGGTCAAGACAATACGCAGTTTAATGATTATCCGAATATGCCTGATGAAGGAGACCTTTATGCGGGTCATATCGGGTGGACTGCTGCCAGCATTAATGATATTCCTTATGTGGGAACCCCGGCATATATCTCTTTCACTGTAACAGATGTGGGAGATGCTATATTTTCATCAATCTTTACAATAGATAATATTAAGTATTAA
- a CDS encoding carboxypeptidase-like regulatory domain-containing protein, which produces MKSTLLLLMLYVPFLVNAQSRTLSGKVSDKATALPIGRVNVMVYVEETNKLVKFGTTGEDGRFAIQLAENLTAPMYVRFSCIGYETCKKRLEEGKEMEVFLSPQDIEIKEVVVKAPRVRLQGDTIKYDVQLYSKEGDRAIGDVLKRLPGIKTLEDGKISYNGVPINRFYIENSNLLGTQYGIATNNIPQKDVASVEVMQNHQPIKVLEGLVFSDQAAINLRLKSGARMKWIGTLKAAGGLGDGEGLWNGEGTAMRFSKGFQTLNTLKSNNTGQDISKELNSFNRNEIINAPNLLREYIDITPPYSLGLSRERELQNRTHQVTSHNLFKLKSGQDIKFSLTYQNHRENTLKKTQSVYYDPAGNEQWRMDEVEDGNFHKNVLNGKVSTEINRSDYNLTENLDVTLDWKDRDVRLGGYQSNSQNMYEGGKKLANDLFLMKRNGKKFVNFASYLLYQAQPQRLSVSREESAVMQHIRPSEFFTDNSVSWGAVSGLFTFDFKSSLGGMFRKFESDSYGLEAANVAERNNMEMGFVKAGFSPEMKYQDEKLVATLSLPLNYYHYRSEADNSTLRHDKLSWQTSLYAEYRLNSRMKIQARGDYRENPVSLSGFYPGSVLTTYRTLTEGLTDFFHTVDASVGGGIEYNIPLSEFFSSIRFRKSWNRSPYTVSQRMQDQYILSRYVDVPQKANTTNLDFSVTKATGWAKAKFTLDGGWSRRDAFLFRSEGKVESRQDNFTLSPEIDMNVLSWMNVNYRMGFSHTRFHISDSEEKEKTYQLQQKLSVRFLPSEKWSFTVCGEHFANKISQTDTRHFFLGDIQATYKATKRLHIDFHLNNLFNEKEYAYTTFLPDATKISRSYTIRPRNIMVGAYILF; this is translated from the coding sequence ATGAAGAGCACACTTCTTCTCTTGATGCTGTATGTTCCGTTTCTTGTAAACGCCCAATCACGTACCCTCTCGGGAAAGGTTTCCGATAAGGCGACTGCTTTGCCTATTGGAAGAGTGAATGTGATGGTTTATGTAGAAGAGACAAACAAGCTTGTCAAGTTCGGGACAACCGGAGAAGATGGCCGGTTTGCCATCCAATTGGCTGAAAATCTGACCGCCCCCATGTATGTCCGGTTCTCATGCATCGGCTATGAAACCTGCAAGAAGAGACTGGAAGAAGGGAAAGAAATGGAAGTCTTTCTGTCTCCTCAGGATATAGAAATCAAGGAAGTGGTGGTAAAAGCACCGAGGGTCCGCCTGCAGGGAGATACGATAAAGTATGACGTGCAGCTTTATTCAAAGGAGGGAGACCGCGCCATCGGAGATGTTCTGAAAAGGCTTCCCGGTATAAAGACATTGGAAGACGGTAAAATAAGCTACAATGGAGTACCGATTAACCGTTTCTATATAGAGAACAGCAACCTGTTGGGCACCCAGTATGGAATAGCCACCAACAATATACCTCAGAAGGATGTGGCAAGCGTGGAGGTCATGCAGAACCATCAGCCCATAAAGGTGCTCGAAGGGCTTGTCTTTTCCGACCAGGCTGCCATTAACCTGAGATTGAAATCCGGGGCCAGGATGAAATGGATCGGCACCTTGAAGGCGGCAGGAGGTCTCGGAGACGGGGAAGGACTGTGGAATGGAGAAGGAACGGCCATGCGTTTCAGCAAAGGGTTTCAAACCTTGAATACCCTGAAATCAAACAATACGGGACAGGACATCTCAAAGGAATTGAACTCCTTCAATCGCAATGAAATAATCAATGCCCCCAATCTATTGAGGGAGTATATTGATATCACACCACCTTATTCATTGGGTCTGTCGAGAGAGCGTGAACTTCAGAACCGGACGCATCAGGTGACATCTCACAATCTGTTTAAGTTGAAGAGCGGTCAGGATATAAAGTTCAGTCTGACCTATCAGAACCATCGTGAGAATACCTTGAAGAAGACCCAAAGCGTTTATTATGACCCGGCCGGCAATGAGCAATGGAGGATGGATGAAGTGGAAGACGGAAATTTTCACAAGAATGTGCTCAATGGGAAGGTCTCTACTGAAATCAACAGGAGCGACTACAACCTTACGGAGAATCTGGATGTGACACTGGACTGGAAAGACCGGGACGTGCGGTTAGGCGGCTATCAGTCTAACAGCCAGAATATGTATGAGGGAGGGAAGAAACTCGCCAACGACCTGTTTCTGATGAAAAGAAACGGGAAGAAATTCGTCAATTTCGCTTCTTATCTTTTGTATCAGGCTCAGCCGCAAAGACTGAGTGTATCCAGGGAGGAATCGGCTGTCATGCAGCATATCCGGCCCTCAGAATTTTTTACAGACAATTCCGTCAGTTGGGGTGCGGTGAGTGGCCTTTTCACTTTTGACTTCAAGTCCAGTCTTGGCGGTATGTTCCGGAAGTTCGAATCGGATTCATACGGTTTGGAGGCAGCGAATGTGGCGGAACGGAACAATATGGAGATGGGATTTGTCAAGGCCGGTTTCAGTCCGGAAATGAAATACCAGGATGAGAAGCTGGTCGCCACCCTGAGCCTTCCCCTCAATTATTACCATTATCGCAGTGAGGCGGACAACAGCACATTGCGCCACGACAAGCTTTCATGGCAGACCTCACTTTATGCGGAATATCGATTGAACAGCAGGATGAAGATTCAGGCCAGAGGAGACTACAGGGAGAATCCGGTCAGTCTGTCCGGCTTCTATCCCGGCTCCGTGCTGACCACTTACCGTACACTGACGGAAGGACTGACAGATTTCTTTCATACGGTGGATGCGTCTGTGGGTGGCGGAATAGAATACAATATACCGCTGAGCGAGTTCTTTTCCAGCATCAGGTTCCGAAAATCCTGGAACCGTTCGCCGTACACCGTGTCTCAGCGGATGCAGGACCAGTATATTTTGTCAAGATATGTGGATGTTCCGCAGAAAGCGAATACGACGAATCTGGACTTCAGTGTCACCAAGGCTACCGGATGGGCGAAGGCAAAGTTTACGCTGGATGGCGGATGGTCACGCAGGGATGCATTCCTGTTCCGAAGCGAAGGGAAGGTGGAGAGCCGTCAGGATAATTTCACCCTGAGTCCGGAAATCGACATGAATGTCCTTTCGTGGATGAACGTCAATTATCGGATGGGATTCTCGCATACCAGGTTTCACATTAGTGACAGTGAGGAGAAGGAGAAAACCTACCAGCTTCAGCAGAAGCTTTCTGTCAGGTTCCTGCCTTCCGAAAAATGGAGCTTTACGGTATGTGGAGAACACTTTGCCAACAAAATAAGCCAGACCGATACCCGGCATTTCTTTTTAGGGGACATACAGGCCACTTATAAGGCGACGAAACGGCTGCACATAGACTTTCATCTGAACAACCTGTTCAACGAAAAGGAATACGCCTATACGACCTTCCTGCCGGATGCCACTAAAATAAGCCGGAGCTATACGATTCGTCCGAGGAATATCATGGTGGGTGCGTACATTTTGTTTTAG
- a CDS encoding OmpA family protein → MKAKRQIMAIMLVASTFAATAQTSNQSSLQIKEEGKTEFVPHWFMQVQAGAAHTRGEAKFGDLISPAAAIYGGYQFTPLWGLRVGISGWQAKGGWVAYNQLYKYNYLQGNVDATLDLSNLFCHYNPDRFFNAYLFAGVGLNGAFNNDEAVALANKGYELRYLWKDSKISPVGRFGLGTNLRLTSNLFFNIEVNSNILSDKFNSKKAGNVDWQFNALAGFTIKFGKTSRKTEPVYYEPTPQPAPPVKEEPKQVQEPAPVKQEKVSMTENIFFAINSSKIRTSEEQKIGRLAEFMKNHADCKVTICGYADKQTGNADINERLSKERAEAVGAMLKDKGIDSQRITIDHKGDTIQPFNTMEENRVSICIAE, encoded by the coding sequence ATGAAAGCCAAAAGACAAATTATGGCAATTATGCTAGTAGCTAGTACATTTGCCGCAACAGCCCAAACCAGCAATCAATCTTCCCTGCAAATCAAGGAAGAAGGAAAGACTGAGTTTGTTCCTCACTGGTTTATGCAAGTACAGGCCGGTGCCGCACACACTCGTGGTGAAGCCAAATTCGGAGATTTAATATCTCCGGCAGCTGCCATCTACGGGGGCTATCAGTTTACACCGCTTTGGGGACTGCGTGTCGGAATAAGTGGTTGGCAGGCTAAAGGAGGATGGGTTGCCTATAATCAGCTTTACAAGTACAATTACTTGCAAGGAAACGTAGATGCTACATTGGATTTGAGCAATTTGTTCTGCCACTACAATCCAGACCGCTTCTTCAATGCATACCTGTTTGCTGGTGTGGGCCTGAATGGAGCCTTCAACAACGATGAAGCTGTGGCATTAGCCAACAAAGGCTATGAATTACGTTATCTATGGAAAGACAGTAAAATCAGCCCAGTAGGCAGATTCGGACTAGGAACCAACCTGCGACTGACTTCAAATCTGTTCTTCAACATTGAAGTAAATTCAAATATACTGTCGGACAAGTTCAACTCAAAGAAGGCGGGCAATGTCGACTGGCAGTTCAACGCACTGGCCGGATTTACAATCAAGTTCGGAAAGACTTCGCGCAAGACAGAGCCAGTATACTACGAACCCACTCCACAACCGGCACCTCCTGTAAAGGAAGAGCCGAAACAGGTGCAAGAACCCGCTCCTGTAAAACAGGAAAAGGTCAGCATGACAGAAAATATCTTCTTTGCTATCAACTCGTCTAAGATACGCACATCAGAAGAACAGAAAATTGGAAGACTGGCCGAATTCATGAAGAACCATGCGGACTGCAAAGTTACAATTTGTGGTTATGCAGACAAGCAGACAGGTAATGCAGATATCAACGAACGCCTTTCTAAGGAACGCGCAGAAGCTGTGGGTGCGATGTTGAAAGACAAAGGTATCGACAGCCAGCGTATCACGATAGACCATAAGGGTGATACGATACAGCCGTTTAACACTATGGAAGAGAACCGTGTAAGTATCTGTATAGCTGAATAG
- a CDS encoding GLPGLI family protein: protein MKKLWLLLIPLAFSPSLCKGQQKKVLEPALLECHYIHLVKRDTLTENDIHKDSMILRLGKRFTSFVSYYTCQDDSIEVLPGHARLKLQRFHARVSNLDSIRRAGISTTSEYLYKDRQKDSCYVYGRVGEIGRKEAVVVKEKIPVMKWMQQDSVKMVCGYRCRKATTSFRGRTYVAWYTPDLPFQEGPWKLCGLPGLILEAYDEDRHYFYSASEIVLSPCYPVTFYNWYEKEHKPMERTEYLTRLYQQESQYPIVYQGTEHGYDLQEKDYKNNIDF from the coding sequence ATGAAGAAATTGTGGTTGCTTTTGATTCCTTTGGCTTTCTCCCCGTCCTTATGTAAGGGGCAGCAGAAAAAGGTGCTTGAACCGGCATTGCTCGAATGTCATTATATACATCTGGTTAAAAGGGATACTCTGACAGAGAACGATATTCACAAGGACAGTATGATTCTTCGGCTGGGCAAGCGGTTCACTTCGTTTGTCAGTTACTATACTTGTCAGGATGATTCCATTGAGGTTCTGCCGGGGCATGCAAGACTGAAATTGCAGCGCTTCCACGCAAGGGTGTCTAATTTGGATTCCATCCGCAGAGCCGGCATCTCAACAACCAGCGAATACCTGTACAAGGACAGGCAAAAGGACTCCTGTTATGTATATGGGAGAGTTGGAGAAATAGGAAGAAAAGAAGCCGTGGTGGTGAAAGAGAAGATACCTGTAATGAAGTGGATGCAGCAGGACTCGGTGAAAATGGTGTGCGGGTATCGGTGCCGGAAGGCGACAACCAGTTTCAGGGGAAGGACGTATGTGGCCTGGTATACTCCGGATCTGCCTTTTCAGGAAGGTCCCTGGAAATTGTGCGGCTTGCCCGGTCTCATACTGGAAGCCTACGACGAGGACCGGCATTATTTCTATTCTGCGTCCGAGATAGTTCTCTCTCCCTGTTATCCGGTCACATTCTATAACTGGTATGAAAAGGAGCATAAGCCGATGGAACGGACGGAATACCTGACCCGTCTGTATCAACAGGAAAGCCAGTATCCCATTGTGTATCAGGGAACGGAACATGGATATGACTTGCAGGAGAAAGATTATAAAAACAATATTGACTTCTAA
- a CDS encoding GLPGLI family protein, producing MRTLLTLFIVMGCTSVWGQIDRYIQALEPSIMECEYDCTEQTDTLGTDVTTERVILRIGKTISQCYGYPMFYYDSLFYDPTGRKIWGEMMIGNIRKRDYASLPIPRILHDYIYKNYPKGKMTSQVMLGTTNGIVNCYIEEEYAPQEWVLRDSIRTIQGYACQLATCHYHGRDYEAWFTPEIAVSEGPWKFNGLPGLILEVYDTKKHYQFKLVGLRKEAPDVCLFKFRDHGEKIDRIKYLRMEEKAENRGITVKQKGSERTIRKNAQGQIIAHDFMETDYH from the coding sequence ATGAGAACATTATTGACGCTTTTTATTGTCATGGGCTGCACCAGTGTGTGGGGGCAGATTGACAGATATATACAGGCACTGGAACCATCCATAATGGAGTGTGAATACGACTGTACGGAACAGACCGACACGTTGGGTACGGATGTCACTACCGAAAGAGTGATTTTGCGTATCGGGAAAACAATCAGCCAGTGTTACGGTTACCCCATGTTTTATTATGATTCCTTGTTTTACGACCCGACAGGACGCAAAATCTGGGGTGAAATGATGATAGGGAATATCCGGAAAAGGGACTATGCCTCTTTGCCCATACCCAGAATCCTGCATGACTATATTTATAAGAATTATCCGAAGGGTAAGATGACCTCACAGGTGATGCTTGGCACTACAAATGGAATCGTCAATTGCTATATAGAGGAAGAATATGCGCCACAGGAGTGGGTTCTTCGGGACAGTATCAGAACCATTCAAGGGTACGCCTGTCAACTGGCTACCTGTCACTATCACGGTCGTGATTATGAAGCCTGGTTCACACCGGAAATTGCAGTAAGTGAAGGGCCTTGGAAATTCAACGGGCTGCCGGGGCTTATACTGGAAGTATATGATACAAAGAAGCATTACCAGTTCAAGCTTGTGGGTTTAAGGAAGGAAGCACCGGATGTATGCCTGTTTAAGTTCAGGGACCACGGGGAAAAAATAGACCGTATAAAATATCTAAGGATGGAAGAGAAGGCGGAAAATAGAGGGATAACCGTAAAGCAGAAAGGGAGCGAAAGGACGATAAGGAAAAATGCCCAGGGTCAGATTATTGCACATGACTTTATGGAAACTGACTATCATTGA